In Nanoarchaeota archaeon, the sequence ATCCTGCGCTTTCGTGCGCAAGACCTTCAAGATTCAGTCCGCTTGCCATCTCAATTGTTGATGCCGGAATCTGGCTGCCATACTTTAAGTCATAGACCTGCAGAATCGTAAGTGAATTATCGCCATTCTCTGCAACCAGAAGGTCGCCGAGGCCTATTTTTTTGCCGCTCTTTTCCCGGACAAAAATTTCGCCATGCTGTCCGCTGATGATTTGGCCGACGATGTCAATTTCATTTAACATAAAAATAACCACTTTTTTAATTACCTCGAATTCGACGGGATTAAAATTCGGATCATTCTGAAATTCCACTATGATCATCTTTGATTTGTTTTCTCTTATCTTTCTCAGGCTCAGATAAATAATTTTCTCCCGACAATATTGGCCTGCCTAATTCCCGTTCTGTCTCTTTTCTTGCATTGCCGGCCACTCGCCCGCCTCTTTGGGCAGCTGCTTCAACTTTTATAAAGCCTTGCGCATCTTCATTCTTTGTAATTTCCGTAGAAACTCTTTCACCCAGCATTGAAAATATAAGCTCCAAATCGTTCATATGATCACGCAGATTTTCTTTTTTTAATCCTTTGAATTTTTTGTATTCGCTTGGCGTCATGCCAAATGTTGCTTTTGAAATTTCTGCTGTAAGTATTGCAAAATCGGTCTCATCTACCACGCCTCTCTTTTTCCATTCGTCAGTAAGTTCATCTCGTATGGCGATGCCCCTAACTCTTTTTTCTATCCAATCCTTTGAATAGCCTTTGGCTTTGTAGATTTCTTTCATACGCTTTTGGGCTAGTTCAGGGTTTTCGATTTCCTGCACGCGCTCGTAGCCAACCTGCGCAAGCCAGAGCTTGAACGGCTCGGCCTTTGGAGATGGAATTGACTGAATCAATCGAAAAGCATTTTGCGTATTAACGCAATCTGTCTCTCTTAGTTTTCCGTCTTCTGCCATCAATTTCAACTGTACGATTTTATCGTACGGTTCAAATCCTTCGCTATTCAGCTTTATTTTTAAGTCCGACCAATACCTTTTCGGTACCGTGCTGTCTGTCAAAACTTCAACAATATCCACAACAGAGAAAAACCATATTTCGTTATGCCATATTCTCCGGATTTTTTTGTCTT encodes:
- a CDS encoding Bro-N domain-containing protein — encoded protein: MNPENSLAVFQDKKIRRIWHNEIWFFSVVDIVEVLTDSTVPKRYWSDLKIKLNSEGFEPYDKIVQLKLMAEDGKLRETDCVNTQNAFRLIQSIPSPKAEPFKLWLAQVGYERVQEIENPELAQKRMKEIYKAKGYSKDWIEKRVRGIAIRDELTDEWKKRGVVDETDFAILTAEISKATFGMTPSEYKKFKGLKKENLRDHMNDLELIFSMLGERVSTEITKNEDAQGFIKVEAAAQRGGRVAGNARKETERELGRPILSGENYLSEPEKDKRKQIKDDHSGISE